The Thermogemmatispora onikobensis genome contains the following window.
ATCGGCGGTCACGTTGGGCGCGGTACCTATATTCTTTCCTCCTCGCTGACGGCCCTGGCACGGGTACGCGCCCCTTTCGGGGGGGATCTCCAGGCGAGCGTTTCGCTCTCGACCTGCCAACGCCAACGGCTGGATTGGGCCGCGGGCTGGCTCGGGGGATTAGCACCGCAGGCCAGCCGGGCTGGCCAACTGCAGTGGCTGACTCAGCGCGCCCTGGAGCGCTGGGGCGATCCTGCGACACTGCTCAATCTGAGCAGTGGCTACCCCGATGTTAGCCTCTTTCCGATCGAACGCTGGCAGCGCTCGATGGCGCGCGCCGGGCAGCTTCTGGCCGAGGAGGCCCGGCAGGCAGCCAGTCTACAGGTATTGCAATATGGTTCGACCCTGGGCGACGAGGCCCTGCGCAGCTACCTGAGTCGCTATTTCACCCGTTCTGGTTTCCAGGCAGAACCACAAGAGATTTTGCTCACAAGCGGCAACCAGCAAGGCCTGGACCTGGTTGCGCGCGTATTACTGGCGCCGGGCGATCCGGTCTTTATCGAAGAGCCGGCTTATCTGGCAGCTCTGGATATCTTCGAGCAGCAGCGTGCGGTCTGTCATCCGATCGCAGTTGATGAGGAGGGGCTGCGTCTCGATCTGCTGGAACAGGTGCTGGAGGGGCCAGCAGTCCGCCCTCGTTTGCTGTGCGTGGTGCCAACGGCCCATTCGCCCACGGGCGCTACTATGTCATGTGAGCGTCGCCAGCAGCTAGTCGAGCTGGCCAGCCGCTATAATCTCTTGGTTGTCGAAGATGACTATTGCAGCGAGCTATGCTATACCGAGTCAGGCAGTGAGCCACCACCGGCCCTGCGGAGTTTTGACCGCGAGGGGCGCGTGATCTATCTGAAGAGCTTCAACAAGTTGCTGTTTCCAACGCTGCGTCTCGGCTGTATCGTAGCAGCTCCGCCGATCCTGGCGCGCCTGGTCGAGGGCAAGCAGGCGTTTGCTCGCGGCGCTTCACTGCCTCTGGCCCGTGCTCTTCTGGAGCACCTGAGCGATCCCGCCTTCGAGGAAGAGCTGAGTCTTTCTCGCCAGGAGTATCGGCGCCGGCGCGATACATTGCTGCATCTCTTAGAGGAGGAGCTGGCCGGGCTTGAGTGCCGCTGGACGGTGCCGACAGCAGGCTTCAATCTGCTGCTGTCGCTGCCGTCACAGCTGCAAGAATATGAGGTGATTGAGAAGGCCGCCGATCGTGGCCTGCTGCTGGCTCCTGGTCAGCTTTTCCGCGTCGAGAACAGCCAGCAGCAGCCGCCGAGTGTGCGCCTGACCTTCGCCGATAAGTCCCCGGAGCAACTTCGCGAGGGAGTCAAGCGGCTATCGTCGACGCTGCGCGCTCTGCTCCATGGAAGCAGCCCTGGGCGGGGACAGGCCTCGCCCGATCTGTTCACCGCCGTCTGAGGTCTGCGAGCCTGAACAGTTGAGGCTTGCCAGTCTGTTCGCTGTGAGAGTGGGCTACCGCAGGGCGACCAGGTCCCCCTATTGTGCTGACCTGTCCTTCCGAGGGGAGGGCAACACCGCCAGGGTTAAGTACGGGCTGCTGCTGCCTCGACCCTTCCGGTGCTCCTCTCCCTACCCTGCCAGGACGACAGGCGGAGATGGCACGGCTCTTTTGGCGCTTGTCTTGCTGTGCGCTGAATCCCGCGCCGCTCCCGCGTCAATTGCTGAGCTTGTCCCTCGGTCAGCAGTAATGCTATCCTGATAGGACAGAGGAAGAACGGCGAGCAGGAGGAGCGCTTGCTTCTCAAGGACCTGACAAACGCTGCAGCCTTGCTTTCTTGCTCAGCCTGAAGCTGTAGCGCTCCCCTTGCTCTGCCAGACTTTGATGAGGAACCAGCAGATCATGAGCAGTTCAGCAGGGCAATCTGCCGAGCACCCGTCTGGCACGCCATTGTCTGGACGCCGGCATACCTATGTGATCGATCCTGAGAATCCAGGCGAGTTGGCTCGCCTGACAATGCAGGAGCGCATTATCACCGAGGGCATGGGGGGCCTCTTCCCCGAAGGGCTGACACTTCCCCCAACGGCCAAAGTGCTCGACCTGGCCTGCGGCCCAGGCGGCTGGGCTCTGGATCTGGCACGCGCTTATCCCGATGCCGAAGTGATCGGAGTCGATATCAGCCCGGCTGTCGTAGAGTACGCGACGGTCCAGGCTCAGACGCAGCATCTGGCAAACGTCAGTTTCCAGGTAATGGATGTTATGGAGCCGCTGGCCTTCCCCGAGGCGGCTTTTGATCTGGTGAATGGCCGCCTGCTGTCCGGCTTCATGCTGCCCGCAGCCTGGCTACATCTGGTGGCCGAAGGCTATCGCCTGCTGAAGCCAGGTGCTGTGCTACGCCTGACTGAGGGCGAGCTGTCGCTGACAACCAGCCCAACGCTGAGCGCTTTGCACGAGTTGGGAACGCGCGTTCTGAAGATGGCTGGACGCAGTTTTTCACCCGATGGGCGCCACGTTGGGATCACCCCCGTCCTTCCTCGCTTGCTACGCCAGGCCGGTTTCGAGCAGGTACGCCTCCACGCAAGCGCCATCGAGTGGTCGATCGATACCCCTGCCTACTACAGCCTCTTTAAAGACTGCCTGATGGGCCTGGAGCTGATCCAGCCGTTCTTGCTGGGTGCCGGCTTAATCGAACGCGAGGAGCTACAGCGTCAGATGCAGCAGGCCCTGGCTGAGATGCAACAAGACGATTTCTGCGCTCTCTGGACCCTGGTGACAGTCTGGGGTCAGAAGCCAACAGCTCCTGCTCCTGCCTGACCTTGTGCTGGAGTTTAGAGCTGGCCTCCAAGTGCCAGCAGGAGCAGGAGGATGCTCAGGAGAAAACCACTGAGCAGAAGGAAGGCGATGAGTCGGGCCTGACGGCTGGTTTCGTCGACGGCCATGTTGACGGCCAGCAGCAGGCTCTCATCGTTTGTGGTCGGCTGAATCGGCTCTGCTGGATAGCCCAGCCTCCCAGTGTTCGCGTCGGAGGACCAGCGTCTGAGCTGCGTGAGTCGTGGCCGGCCCAGGCCGCAGCGCAGGTAGAGATAGATGAGCACCACCAGGCCGCCGAGCAATAGCATGCAGACGATCAGAATGAGCAAAGGCAGCATAGTGTTTCGCTCCTTGTGTTTTTCACGGCGCCTCTACTTGTTCTTTTTGTCACCCCAGGAAGAGTGTCGGTCACTTCACTCTGCCTCTACTTGTAAGGACGCTGACCGTGGGCTTCCGTGAAAATGCAAGTGCCCCTGGCTTCACCTATACGTCCGGGCTGAGCAGATTCAACAGAGACAGCCTCCTCTTCTCCTCTCCAGCTGGACAGAGAGGCAGGCTGGCAGAACAGCCAGTTCGGTGGAGGATCACGAACACGCGGCACATTTCCACCACACACGGCTGAGATTGTGGCCGCCCCGCCGGCTGTGATACAGTACAGGGACGCAGGGAGAACGTGTTTTGAAACGAGGTGTTCTATGAGTGACCATGACCAGTTGGAATTGGCCACGCTCGCTGGCGGCTGCTTCTGGTGTACAGAGGCGGTCTTCAAGCGCGTCAAAGGGGTGGTGAGTGTGACGCCAGGCTACGCCGCCTCCCAGGTTCCAAACCCCAGCTACGAACAGGTCTGTTCAGGGAAGACTGGCGCCGCCGAGGCCGTCCAGATCCGTTACGATCCGCGTATCATTTCCTACGAGCAGCTGCTCGACATCTTCTGGCACACCCACGATCCCACAACGCTCAATCGTCAGGGGAACGACGTTGGGACACAGTATCGCTCGGCCATTTTCTACCACAACGATGAGCAGCGGCGCCTCGCCCTGGCTTCGAAGGAGGCCCTGGAACAGGCGCGGACCTACCGCAACCCCATTGTGACAGAGATTGTGCCTTTCAGCAACTTCTATCAGGCAGAAGATTACCATCGCGACTATTACGATCGCCACCCGAACCAGCCTTACTGCATGATCGTCATCTCGCCCAAGGTGCAGAAGCTGCTGAAGGAGTACAGGCCGGTAGTCAAGGAGGATCAGACGAGGGCTTGATGAGCAGGGCCAGGCCAGAAGAGATGATGAGCGCACCCGTCCGCGCCAGAGCCGAGTCCTGGAACGAACAGGAAGGACGCGAGTGACCCCAGGGGGCGTGCCGACAGCCGCTTGAGCATAAAGCCATAGCGCCTGGCCTGGGGTCACCTTCTTTCTCCCTCGCTGATCAATAACAACGGGGGCGGAAGAGTCTGCGCCAGCAGAGTCCGCGACGAGGCAGCCGCACTTAGAGGACGGCTGTCACACGGCGCAGCTTGCCATCGCGCAGGAAGTTCACGATAAGGCGATCACCGGGCACATGGCGCCGCACAATGCGCTGCAGGTCGCGCGGCTCAGTGACTGGCTCACCGTCAGCAGCTACAATGATGTCGAGGCGGCGCAGACCAGCTCGCTCAGCAGGACTGTCGCGGTGGACCTCCAGCAGCTCCATAGCGCTGAGCTGATTGAGTTGGACACTGCGGCGCAGGGCTGGATCAAGCTGGATGCGCATCCCTCCAACTCCCAAGGCGACGCTGCCCGCCCGCGCCGCGCCCTCCCGCGTGATGCGGGCAATAGCCCCCTGAAGTGTCTCCAGCGGAATCGAGAAACCCAGTCCCTGGGCCAGCGCCACCATCGCGGTCGTCATGCCCACGACCCGCCCGGAGCTGTCCACCAGCGGGCCGCCCGAGTTTCCTGGATTGATAGGGGTATCAGTCTGAATGAGATTGGTGAGGCGGCGCCCTCCACGCCCTTCCAGCGTCCGCCCGAGAGCGCTGACCACTCCCGCCGTCACAGTCCAGTTCAATCCGTAAGGATTGCCCACGGCAATCACCAGCTGGCCTACCCGCAGCTTCCCCCGTCCAAACTCGGCAACCGGCAGACGGTCGGCCCCGATGCGCAGGAGAGCCACATCGGCATCTGGATCGGTGCCGACCAGGCCGGCATCAAAGGAGCGTCCGTCGGCCAGCGTCACCCGAATGCGCCGCGCTCCCTCGACAACGTGGGCATTGGTAAGCACCTGCCCATCGGAGGCAAAGAGAAAGCCTGAACCCAGCCCGGTTGCATCGAAACCGGGTCCCCCATAGGCCGGGGAAAGGTATGGCCAGCGCAGCCCGCCGCGCTCAACGTCGATTCGCACGACCGCCGGCCCCACCCGCTCCGCTGCTGTTGTTACCGCTCGCGAATAGGCATCGAGGGCCTGTGCATCACGTTCTTCTGTTTCCATCATCGCTGTAAGCTTTCTGACGTGGAACCCCATTTTTCGCCGAGCGTGCGAGGCCGCGAAGCAATGAGATTGCTTCCTATTGTATCACATACCTGCTTCAACAAGTAGCGCAGAGGAGGCACCCAGGCACCTGGGAGAGCCTTACATCGACTGGCTTTTCTCTCCCAGGGCAGGGCGCCCGTCCGATCGCTGGCTAGAGATTACCCAGTAGCTCCATGAGTCGCTCCAGCTCGCGCTGATCATCGACCAGGGGCACCGGTGTCACGACCAGTTCATCAAGCCCCTGAGCCAGCAGCTCACGCAGGCGATCGGCCACCGTGGTCTCATCGCCCCACACAACCAGGTTCCTGATCAATTCCTCTGGCAAGAGGCCGTCGGACCCCAGGGGATAGCCGGCATCAGCAAACATGTTGCGATAGAAGGGCGCGCGCCCATAAAAGCCGAGATGACTGCGCGCTGCCTCCAGGACTGGCTGCCAATCCGTTCCCAACGCCACCGGAACGTGGGCCAGCAAGGGTGGCACCGGGCGCCCGCGTGAGGCGGCGCCTTCGACCAGCGCTGGCCTGGCCTTCTCCAACAGATAGGGATGGGGACACATCCACGAAATGGCCCCATCTGCCACCTCGCCCGCCAGACGGAAGGCCCGTCTGCGCAGCGCGGAGACGAGTATTGGGACACGCATGGGCCGGGGGAAGGAGGCACGTGCCGTGTAGAAGCGCCCCTGAACGTCCACAGTGCCATCCCATAGCGCCGCTCGTAGAATGGTCACATACTCGCGGAGCTGCTCCAACGGCTCCACCATCGAGAAGCCATAGATGCCCTCAATCGAGTGGCGATGGCTGGTTCCTACGCCGAGGCGCAGGCGGCCCGGCCCCAGCTCCTCCAGCGTGTAAGCCTGCTGGGCCATGACCAGGGGATGCCGCGGGTAGGTCGGCACAATCGCCGTTCCCAGGCGGATGCGCTCCGTCTGCATCAG
Protein-coding sequences here:
- the pdxR gene encoding MocR-like pyridoxine biosynthesis transcription factor PdxR, translated to MSITFSLDKSTRTLLYQQLAEQIKSAIVRGELTEGMQLPPVRRLAAELGVSTTTVAQAYDLLASEGVIGGHVGRGTYILSSSLTALARVRAPFGGDLQASVSLSTCQRQRLDWAAGWLGGLAPQASRAGQLQWLTQRALERWGDPATLLNLSSGYPDVSLFPIERWQRSMARAGQLLAEEARQAASLQVLQYGSTLGDEALRSYLSRYFTRSGFQAEPQEILLTSGNQQGLDLVARVLLAPGDPVFIEEPAYLAALDIFEQQRAVCHPIAVDEEGLRLDLLEQVLEGPAVRPRLLCVVPTAHSPTGATMSCERRQQLVELASRYNLLVVEDDYCSELCYTESGSEPPPALRSFDREGRVIYLKSFNKLLFPTLRLGCIVAAPPILARLVEGKQAFARGASLPLARALLEHLSDPAFEEELSLSRQEYRRRRDTLLHLLEEELAGLECRWTVPTAGFNLLLSLPSQLQEYEVIEKAADRGLLLAPGQLFRVENSQQQPPSVRLTFADKSPEQLREGVKRLSSTLRALLHGSSPGRGQASPDLFTAV
- a CDS encoding class I SAM-dependent methyltransferase; translation: MSSSAGQSAEHPSGTPLSGRRHTYVIDPENPGELARLTMQERIITEGMGGLFPEGLTLPPTAKVLDLACGPGGWALDLARAYPDAEVIGVDISPAVVEYATVQAQTQHLANVSFQVMDVMEPLAFPEAAFDLVNGRLLSGFMLPAAWLHLVAEGYRLLKPGAVLRLTEGELSLTTSPTLSALHELGTRVLKMAGRSFSPDGRHVGITPVLPRLLRQAGFEQVRLHASAIEWSIDTPAYYSLFKDCLMGLELIQPFLLGAGLIEREELQRQMQQALAEMQQDDFCALWTLVTVWGQKPTAPAPA
- the msrA gene encoding peptide-methionine (S)-S-oxide reductase MsrA; this translates as MSDHDQLELATLAGGCFWCTEAVFKRVKGVVSVTPGYAASQVPNPSYEQVCSGKTGAAEAVQIRYDPRIISYEQLLDIFWHTHDPTTLNRQGNDVGTQYRSAIFYHNDEQRRLALASKEALEQARTYRNPIVTEIVPFSNFYQAEDYHRDYYDRHPNQPYCMIVISPKVQKLLKEYRPVVKEDQTRA
- a CDS encoding S1C family serine protease, with the translated sequence MMETEERDAQALDAYSRAVTTAAERVGPAVVRIDVERGGLRWPYLSPAYGGPGFDATGLGSGFLFASDGQVLTNAHVVEGARRIRVTLADGRSFDAGLVGTDPDADVALLRIGADRLPVAEFGRGKLRVGQLVIAVGNPYGLNWTVTAGVVSALGRTLEGRGGRRLTNLIQTDTPINPGNSGGPLVDSSGRVVGMTTAMVALAQGLGFSIPLETLQGAIARITREGAARAGSVALGVGGMRIQLDPALRRSVQLNQLSAMELLEVHRDSPAERAGLRRLDIIVAADGEPVTEPRDLQRIVRRHVPGDRLIVNFLRDGKLRRVTAVL
- a CDS encoding LLM class flavin-dependent oxidoreductase; amino-acid sequence: MQQQSTVSAHGQGSAPQPVRERVGLALFGRAGVPHLLERLRQAEQAGVCQFWMTQLPTSPDTLTLFAAALMQTERIRLGTAIVPTYPRHPLVMAQQAYTLEELGPGRLRLGVGTSHRHSIEGIYGFSMVEPLEQLREYVTILRAALWDGTVDVQGRFYTARASFPRPMRVPILVSALRRRAFRLAGEVADGAISWMCPHPYLLEKARPALVEGAASRGRPVPPLLAHVPVALGTDWQPVLEAARSHLGFYGRAPFYRNMFADAGYPLGSDGLLPEELIRNLVVWGDETTVADRLRELLAQGLDELVVTPVPLVDDQRELERLMELLGNL